Genomic window (Helianthus annuus cultivar XRQ/B chromosome 3, HanXRQr2.0-SUNRISE, whole genome shotgun sequence):
TGTAAATCAAAGGGCACGACTAGATGCAACTTTAGTACATACTCGTGTGACCCACCATCGTTTGAGAAATTTGGTATTTTaaaatagagttaaatgtcattttagtccctgtggtttgggtcatttgtCACTTTAATCCAAAGGTTTCAATTTTTCTTCTGTGGATCCAAAAATGTTTCaccttgccattttagtctactatgttaattttatcaattttttctgttaacgaaaaAGGCAATCGGTCATATTGCCCTAagagttaacagaattacatataaaatgagcGAATCGCCCTTCTCATTGACAGAAAAAATGGATGCAattaacccaatggactaaaattACAACAATGAAATGTTTTTAGACCCACATGAAAAAAATGAAAGCTTTCCACTAAACTGACAAAATTAACCAAACCAGCAACTCTTTAAAATACATAACCACTTACTTAGAAGTTTTCTACATATGATGCCATACTTATCCAAATGACGTCGTTTTGTGAAATAAACTAATTATATTATGATGCTAAAATGACGTTTTGTGAAATAAACTAATTATTATTATGCTACACTAAAAACTAAAGTCCAAATCTGGATATGATTATAAAAGCACATGTTTGACTTTAGTCAAAATTTGGAGACTCACTCACTCGTCTTTCTTCATACTTTTCATTTGCCTTCACTTTTTCTggtcttttaatattaatataaattaaCGTGTTTTAGTTTTCAATATTAAACAACCAATTATCTTATTACACCATGCACATGTCAAATAAAACGGCCCATTTATATAACCATATGTTATGAACCAAATAACCATCAAACAGACCCTATTATTTACAGTAACCTTTCAAATTCTAACAACATGTCTATTCATCTAAACATTCAACCTGCAGAAACAAAAATCCATTCCCGACGATTGCCAAACCGTCGCAAAAAGATAAACAAACCGATGGAATCAGAAGAAAAACAAACAGTAATCGATGATGTTTCTAACAGATTGATCAACGGTGACATGTCAACGAAGATTCAAGCTGCTGGAGAGATCAGGAGCATGATCCGTAACCGTCGTTGTTCCAAGAAGATTCGCGTCAAGTTCGCCTGCGCCGGCGTTATTCCCCCGCTTGTTGTTATGCTCTCTTCTTCAGATCACGATGCTTGTGAAGTTTCGCTTCTCGCGCTGCTTAATCTCGCTGCTAGAAATgatcggttagtgtttcatgCTTAATCTCGCAACATATGACCTATACGCTATATAATGCGCTGTAGCCAGGGGCACAGCTATTAAGGGGGCCGGGGGGgacccgaacttttcgctcagtagtgtaatatatgtggtttttgtatagaaattttttggtatatacattttcgactccctggttctatagaaattttttggtatatacgatTTCGATCCcccgtcggaaatctcaagcttcgccactgctgtAGCCATTCCTGTTTAAATCATGACTTAATTTTTTGTGTTTTGATCAAATTACAGAAACAAGGAACAAATTGTGGTATGTGGAGCCATTCCTCCTTTGGTGAAGCTTCTCAACTTCCAAACCAGTGACAACCTAAGAGAATTAGCCACCGCTGCGATTTTAACATTATCAGCAACACCGAAGAATAAACCAACAATCGCCAGTTCAGGAGCGATCCCTCTTTTGATTCAAATCCTCAGCTGTGGGACGATACAAGGAAGAGTTGATGCAGTCACCGCGCTTCACAACCTAACCACAACCAAAGAAGAACCAGCCATAGTTCTTGATGCAGCCGCCGCCTCACCACTCATCAACCTCCTTAAAGAATGCAAAAAGTATTCAAAATTTGCTGAGATAATCACTGGTTTGATCAACATTCTATCCAAATCTCACGAAGGAAGACTCACGATCACAAAAGCCGAAAATGGGATACTAACATTAGTAGAAACAGTCGAAGATGGGTCGTTGGTTAGCAAAGAGCACGCGGTTGATGTTCTGCTTGACTTGTGTAGAAGCTCGAGAAGTAAATATCGGGTGCTTATTCTTAACGAGGGTGCGATCCCAGGTTTGTTACGGTTAACTGTGTATGGGACCTACGAAGCGCAGAACAAGGCTAGGTTGCTACTGGAGTTGCTTAGGGACTCTCCTTCTGAAAAGAGGTTGAGGTCGTCGGTATGTGACAAGATTGTTCGTGAAATTGCAGCTCGGGTTGACGGGTCATCGGTGGAAACCATAAAGATTTTGTTGCAGGATATGGTTCAAAGAGGCATGAGCATGGGTTCATCTTGCATACCCTCAAAATGAGGTTATTTTAACTAAGTGAAATAACTTGAAATTTTGTAATGGGAGTATGATGTATGCAACATCTCACCCATTTTGTCTAAAAGGAGTTTTTACTTGACAAGATGAGTGGTGTTTCACTGGAGTATAAATCACCTGTCtcgtatatatttttttttttttagcatttTGTAGTTTTAAATTTTAGACTTTTCTATATTTgatataaaacaagtcttaaggccgtggggtatggggcggaggtttgggcgtgggttggggtaaaacgcccaagtcaccaccccgggggcttgggttgggcgtggcccccattggcgtgggtttgaagccgggcgtggggcggggtaATAAATGACATGGCAGactctcaatggccaaaccaaaatCATGCCCCtaaacccaagccccaccataccccttgGGCGTGGGTTTGAATGGTGGGGGacctcccattccacgtgtcaacaaatgccccaactcaagccccaccataccccatagCCTAAGTATAAGGGTGAGGGGAGTGGAGGCGAGATTCCACGAGGGTGAGATGGGCTCACGTGGAAGGTGAGAGTACTGCCAGAAGGGAAAAGAAACACAAAAGCAAAAAGGGAAGTGGGATGGAGGCTTGGGGTGGAGGGTTGATATAGTGGCGTGTGACAGGGCGGGATCACCGCCCCGCACTCTTCGCTACCAGCCCCCATTACCGCTATTTGTCTCCTTGCAATGCCATCCCTTCTCCCATCCCACACCCTAAATAACTATATTATTGAGGTCAATAGCTCTTTGACCCTTTTGTGAATAGTTCAGGATCTAGAAAATTGTTATTGAGGCAATGTTTCGAAAAAAAATTTAAAGGGTAACGAAATCAAAAAAACTGtcaaatatttaaaaaatttaCACTACCACGGAAGCATTAAGGGGTCACAAGGTTACTCTATGTTACAATCTGTATCCGCCACTGGAATAGTTGGTGGGAATTGACCCTCTTGTGAATAGTTGGTGGGAATAGTTGGTGTATATAATGAAAGGGgtaatataaattaaaaaataaaacggATATCGTCAGTTTTCGTTTGTTTTATAGTACATTTAATTTTAAGTAAAATCAATGATTAAATTTTGAGTAAATTAAAAGTTTTTGTTATATATGTTTACACTATTTTGCAAACGGTGTCATTTAGTGCAAAAGTTGATAAGTATTGTAGTTAATATTTCAAAACTCTgtacgttatgtcctttagccctaactcagatAGTTTTTTctattaagggggtgtttggcctagcttttatttttttgacttaagcttatattttaaagtagtttatgcttattttcttttatttgataagctatttttaagtgtttggattagcttatattcTACAAGTTGAGTTAAGCCATTGTGTATTATGGGAAGTGGTATAATACCATTGTGTGTATCATATTCAAATGAGTTAATCCATCATTTGAGGGCAAATGAGTAAAAAATCATCTTATTCAAATAAGCTtattcaaataagctaaaaaaccatcAACCCATAAGCTTCTTAAAATaacttatataagctaataagcataagcttaaaaagctaaaaCAAACACTGGGGGTGTTTGGtctagcttttatttttttggcttatgcttatattttaaagtagcttatgcttattttcttttatttgataAGCTATTTTTAAGTGTTTAGATTAGCTTATATTCTACAAGTTGAGTTAATCCATTGTGTATTATGGGAAGGGGTATAATACCATTGTGTGTATCATATTCAAATGAGTTAATCCACCATTTGAGGGCAAATGAGTAAAAAATCATCTtattcaaataagctaaaaaaccatcAACCCATAAGCTTCTtgaaattagcttatataagctaataagcataagcttaaaaagctaaaacaaacacccagtagtgcttattttgtaaaaataagctaaaaaagctataagcttagataaaaaagctaggccaaacaccctcTAAATCAGATTACCCaagggtaatttggtctttttactcatttatttaatattaatatatttcaataaataaaacaaaaccaaacttaaaaaaattatattgtagatatatatatatatatatatataggtaaagtgtactgtacaaatgcccttatcgtacattacgtacgctacaatctcagccgtcagatcatcttcccgcattttaaaagtcgcatgttgttttttttataacaatttcgcatgtgataatttttgatgaattcgcatgtttttttgtaccaatttcgcatgtgataatttttgataaaatagcatgttgttttttttataacaatttcgcatgtgataatttttgatgaattcacatgtttttttgtaccaatttcgcatgtgataattctGATAAAATGGCATGttgttttttataacaatttcgcatgtgataatttttgatgaattcgcatgtcgttttttgtaccaattttgcatgtgataattttgatgaaatagcatgttgtttttttgtaacaatttcgcatgtggtaattttgatgaaatcgcatgttaaaaaaccaacatgcgaaattgtcacaaaaaaacaacatgcgaattcaatgcgggaagatgatcggacggctgagattgtagcgtacgtaatgtacgataagtgcatttgtacgttaacctaaccctacatatatatatatatatatatatatatatatatatatataacccatTTACATCTCTCTTTCATCCTTCACCTACCACACCACTACCATATGGCGCCACCAACACCGTCTTTCACCAACACCACCATATGTTGTCATCATCACCTTCTTCACCTCCTCCCCTACAACCACCAACGTCTTCATTACCACCACCATATGTTGCCATCACCACCGCTGTCTTCACCATCAAACCACCGCCTCCTCCCCTACAACCACCATCGTCTTCACCACCACCGTCGCCGTCTAAACATACCAGATCAACGGACATGATGCTTGCCACATGGTTTGTGACATTTGTGACTCTACGACCATCATACAATTACGAATCCAATGAAATATTTGGTTTCATTCCCGGGATTTGTATAATTACATATGGGAATTTCACAtttcaattcttgttcgattttgaACCCTCCAAAGCTTATCTGGaaaattatacgcaaactgttacgtaaacgtaatcagttaacgcgacgtacactccggaacagtgacataagctaaacatagactaaatatcatttacatagcttagaaataagttttgaaggatttggtatggcaaaaacaagtttatttgatcatagggactatttacgacaaactacgaaagtctgCCGATTCTCGTAGCAACGTACACTCCGAAACAAGGTCATAAGCTAaaaataccctaaatacccttaacataaattagaaataagttttgaggggttcggtatgtgaaaatatgcttatttgatcacagggactaaaagcatcaacaCTGCGAAAGTATGCAAAATCGCGCATATTCTACGTTCTGACCATATCCGCACATCCAAAAAAAtattgtaatcattaaaatattgtatttttagtgatgagaatacaaaaatacccttcgtcgcgtaatttgaatcgttttcgcgtccgttcgagtttcgtcgtaattaactgaaCTCGATATATTATAAGAAATAGATATATAATAAGGAGTAAGTAAAAAGACCAAATTATCCTTGTCTAATCTGATTATTTAATAGAAAAAATCTAATTGGGTTTGGTCTAAAGgtcataacgtgcaagattttgaaacattaagtacaaaacttaaCAAATTGTACGCTAAAGGACACCGCATGCAAAACAAtgtaaacataaagtacaaaacttgtaatttactcctaAATTTTATAGTATTATTATTAACTTATTGATAAAAATTAagaaaacacaaataaaaaaaaactttcttAAAACAAAATTTGACCTCACACATCACGACCCTTTTAAAAGTCCATAGAAACAACGATTACCGCGTGTGACCCACTTCTTAATGCCCATGTGTCGGTGGATCTAATCACGCGATTACATTAGCAAAACCCATCTACCACCACTAAAATACGCCGAGTGCACATCTTACCATCATCTTCCCTACACAACCATCCCACTCTCACTATCAAAATCAAGCACCCATTCAACCCCAATCTCCACACACAACATGCAGATCTCAACAAATACTTAACTCTATTCCACTTTCAATTCCATAAGGTAAGTCAAAATCACAGATCCAGATCCAgattattattatcattactaTTATTCATCTAGCATAGGGTTTCATATTTACAGATCTGTATAATATTATCCTTTCTTAATTCTGTTTGTGCAATTAGAGAGAATTAAACAATGCTTGGCCGGAGTTTACCGTCGCGGTCCGGCAGTTTCCGGCCGGAGAATGTAGGTCAAAACGCATTAGCTATAATCGGTAacttgttcttcacgtttttcGTTATCGGTGTGTTAGTTTTCACAATCATTGCTGCTACTTATGAGCCTGAAGATCCTTTGTTTCATCCTTCAACTAAGATGACAAGCTTTTTAACTTCCACTTCGAATGCCACGTTTGTATCCGATAGTACGGTTGTGAAAACCGGTGAGGATTTTATGGTTGCGAATGAAACAGTGTATGGTAGCTCGATAAATGCGTCTGATGTTAGTAGTACGTTTACGCTTGCGGTGAATGAGGGAGAGGTGGAGGAGAAAGAGGAGCGCGATTGTAGCGGGGAGGTTGATAAGGCGGTGGATTGTACGGATCCGGAGGTTTTTCATGTTATGATGGCGGCTGCGATTGATCAGTTTAAGGATATACATTTTTATAGGTTTGGGAAGCCGGTTAGGGGCATTAATGATAGTTCGTGTCATATGGCATGGCGGTTTAGGCCGAAAGAAGGGAAGACTGCGGCGCTGTATAAGGATTATCGGAGTTTTGTGATTTCTCGGTCGAAGAATTGTACGCTTAGTGTTGTGAGTATTGGGGATTATCATTCGGGTGGGAATGCGAGGAAGAGAAAGAAGCATCGGAAAGACGGGTTCGAGAAAACGCCTATGGGTGACGATGATAAGAATATCGGCGTTCAAGTGGTTGGAGAAACTGTTAACGATTCTCTCCCTGTCGTTGAATCGGAGAAGTCGTTT
Coding sequences:
- the LOC110929562 gene encoding U-box domain-containing protein 3, whose product is MSIHLNIQPAETKIHSRRLPNRRKKINKPMESEEKQTVIDDVSNRLINGDMSTKIQAAGEIRSMIRNRRCSKKIRVKFACAGVIPPLVVMLSSSDHDACEVSLLALLNLAARNDRNKEQIVVCGAIPPLVKLLNFQTSDNLRELATAAILTLSATPKNKPTIASSGAIPLLIQILSCGTIQGRVDAVTALHNLTTTKEEPAIVLDAAAASPLINLLKECKKYSKFAEIITGLINILSKSHEGRLTITKAENGILTLVETVEDGSLVSKEHAVDVLLDLCRSSRSKYRVLILNEGAIPGLLRLTVYGTYEAQNKARLLLELLRDSPSEKRLRSSVCDKIVREIAARVDGSSVETIKILLQDMVQRGMSMGSSCIPSK